In Pararge aegeria chromosome 5, ilParAegt1.1, whole genome shotgun sequence, one DNA window encodes the following:
- the LOC120623646 gene encoding proton channel OtopLc isoform X8: MQRCPYIHEMKERLLGAPVDGVERDQRTQPEPIPDPQVGTIVKLNSDGYGSHTSPARAPLVTDECEVPADETDALTPTEAVLRYRACCQPNTKPKNAKTSLFIISSFIYAKLLVVVCIAYVISDVITHNLPLYYYEGFFTYLYGMSILFLLYVFCFLLQESACCNGSPPKPKPPPKEKKQKKEKEKKTKDKEGKDGKDGKDGKKDGKKDGKNKDKDKKEDAGKDKTKENKKQSQFQEVYPRKMRDKVRQQQLQMQMAQYYASEQQQDVVELEAGPVARPMRRRKTSQNEHSHGSFFLRIGAIAFGLGTMIYNGLEFGTFFELPLESPCYLILKGVNPVLQMVFTFMQMYFIFMNSRLNIHRFKVIARFGLMHVVATNICVWIRTLVLESLKEITDYHVKNPQGVPGEGVLGINNSTEIFESYDALNPAALIANIDNTTVCGRNPIMGTIVSDSAPYLYPFIIEYSLIGAAVIYVMWKHIGRYPSVANDEDLERRLEAVLSRRAAALAAAQRGNRVDCAGASKGLFCGLLLLVASLICLILFFVLIRHQELKRLSIYLADVSHCALMVLSILAILIGFIRGRKMKWSSNPSSFTEPLHRVQSLKFRSEEQSDLNDILLRVSAFGLFVYAVFSVIAGGMGAFTHEPNLLVMITGCLSVLQVVLQLLFIADVSRRRVHLPEQERSKPARQAVTFLLICNVTMWLIYTFEAQKVLANPVQLDFYGFVAWSLVQRFTLPLCIFHRFHSAVTLAEIWKTSYKARLE; encoded by the exons ATGCAGCGTTGCCCTTACATCCACGAGATGAAGGAGCGGCTGCTGGGCGCACCAGTCGACGGAGTGGAGCGCGATCAACGCACACAGCCTGAGCCCATCCCCGACCCACAGGTCGGCACTATCGTCAAA CTGAATTCCGACGGGTACGGGTCCCATACGTCGCCGGCGCGTGCTCCTCTCGTCACGGACGAGTGCGAAGTGCCGGCGGACGAGACGGACGCCCTCACTCCCACCGAAGCAGTGCTGCGGTACCGCGCCTGCTGTCAACCTAACACCAAACCTAAAAATGCCAA AACTTCGCTGTTCATCATTTCGAGTTTCATCTATGCGAAACTTCTGGTGGTCGTATGCATTGCATACGTTATCAGTGACGTGATCACTCACAACCTACCGCTTTACTACTATGAAGGATTTTTCACATATTTATATGGCATGAGCATACTGTTCTTGCTGTATGTCTTCTGCTTTCTTTTacaag AAAGCGCATGCTGCAACGGAAGTCCACCGAAACCCAAACCTCCACCAAAAGAAAAGAAgcagaaaaaagaaaaagaaaagaagaccAAAGACAAAGAAGGCAAAGACGGTAAAGATGGAAAGGATGGAAAGAAAGATGGCAAGAAAGACGGAAAAAACAAAGATAAAGACAAGAAGGAAGATGCCGGAAAAGACAAGaccaaagaaaacaaaaagCAAAGTCAATTTCAG GAGGTGTATCCCCGTAAGATGCGTGATAAAGTTCGACAACAACAATTGCAAATGCAAATGGCGCAATATTATGCCTCCGAACAG CAACAAGATGTGGTGGAGCTTGAAGCAGGTCCTGTGGCACGACCTATGCGCCGTCGCAAGACTTCCCAGAATGAACATAGTCATGGAAGCTTTTTCCTTCGAATTGGTGCTATTG cgTTTGGGCTCGGTACTATGATTTATAATGGACTGGAGTTCGGGACTTTCTTTGAGTTGCCACTTGAATCACCGTGCTACCTTATTCTGAAAGGCGTGAATCCAGTTCTACAAATGGTTTTTACCTTCAtgcaaatgtattttatattcatgAATTCCCGA TTAAATATCCATCGATTCAAAGTTATCGCTCGTTTTGGATTAATGCATGTAGTTGCTACTAACATTTGCGTGTGGATACGGACACTGGTGCTAGAATCTCTTAAGGAAATTACTGATTATCACGTGAAGAATCCACAAGGTGTTCCCGGAGAAGGTGTTCTTGgca ttaacaactcaACAGAAATTTTTGAATCCTATGATGCTCTGAATCCTGCTGCACTGATTGCAAATATCGATAACACTACTGTCTGTGGAAGAAATCCGATAATGGGCACAATCGTTTCCGATTCGGCTCCTTATCTCTATCCGTTTATAATTGAATATTCACTGATTGGAGCTGCTGTAATATACGTCATGTGGAAGCACATTGGAAGATATCCTAG CGTGGCCAACGATGAAGATCTGGAAAGACGTCTGGAGGCTGTTCTGTCCCGCAGGGCAGCAGCATTGGCGGCGGCTCAGCGCGGTAATCGAGTTGACTGCGCTGGTGCTTCAAAGGGTCTCTTCTGCGGACTTCTACTACTCGTCGCGTCTCTCATCTGCTTGATCCTCTTCTTCGTCCTGATAAGACATCAAGAGCTAAAACGTCTATCTATTTACCTAGCTGATGTTTCACATTGTGCTCTGATGGTGTTGTCCATTTTGGCTATACTAATTGGATTTATTCG TGGTAGAAAAATGAAATGGAGCTCAAACCCTTCCTCCTTTACCGAACCTCTTCACAGGGTGCAATCATTGAAGTTCCGCTCAGAAGAACAGTCTGATCTGAATGATATACTGCTACGCGTCTCTGCATTTGGACTATTCGTGTATGCTGTATTCAGTGTGATCGCTGGTGGAATGGGAGCTTTTACTCACGAGCCTAACCTCTTAGTCATGATTACTGGATGCTTGAGCGTTCTTCAG GTAGTTCTGCAGCTGTTATTTATTGCCGATGTATCACGTCGTCGCGTCCATCTTCCTGAACAGGAACGCAGCAAGCCCGCTCGTCAGGCCGTTACCTTCTTGCTGATTTGCAACGTCACTATGTGGTTGATTTACACATTTGAGGCTCAAAAAGTGCTTGCCAATCCG GTTCAACTTGATTTCTACGGGTTCGTTGCCTGGTCACTCGTCCAACGCTTCACTCTCCCGCTTTGCATTTTCCATCGTTTCCACTCAGCTGTTACCCTCGCTGAGATATGGAAAACTAGCTACAAAGCGCGTCTTGAGTGA
- the LOC120623646 gene encoding proton channel OtopLc isoform X5: MQRCPYIHEMKERLLGAPVDGVERDQRTQPEPIPDPQVGTIVKLNSDGYGSHTSPARAPLVTDECEVPADETDALTPTEAVLRYRACCQPNTKPKNAKTSLFIISSFIYAKLLVVVCIAYVISDVITHNLPLYYYEGFFTYLYGMSILFLLYVFCFLLQESACCNGSPPKPKPPPKEKKQKKEKEKKTKDKEGKDGKDGKDGKKDGKKDGKNKDKDKKEDAGKDKTKENKKQSQFQQQDVVELEAGPVARPMRRRKTSQNEHSHGSFFLRIGAIAFGLGTMIYNGLEFGTFFELPLESPCYLILKGVNPVLQMVFTFMQMYFIFMNSRLNIHRFKVIARFGLMHVVATNICVWIRTLVLESLKEITDYHVKNPQGVPGEGVLGKVIRKHTLRHSGKVFGSVATVTTTLATTAATFAKSTGEQILNAVTSTAVPATTPTTTTTSSSYHNIGGGSVTKSKIIESIKGTIGYDTGIPYGGNLQGAWPNDNPFTTTSTISPITVEADKATTTQTAMLEVFQWLYSSTMKPIISTMSTLVASNSSGSLSDKDEWGNSIGTYRVDEPPHLTVNNSTEIFESYDALNPAALIANIDNTTVCGRNPIMGTIVSDSAPYLYPFIIEYSLIGAAVIYVMWKHIGRYPSVANDEDLERRLEAVLSRRAAALAAAQRGNRVDCAGASKGLFCGLLLLVASLICLILFFVLIRHQELKRLSIYLADVSHCALMVLSILAILIGFIRGRKMKWSSNPSSFTEPLHRVQSLKFRSEEQSDLNDILLRVSAFGLFVYAVFSVIAGGMGAFTHEPNLLVMITGCLSVLQVVLQLLFIADVSRRRVHLPEQERSKPARQAVTFLLICNVTMWLIYTFEAQKVLANPVQLDFYGFVAWSLVQRFTLPLCIFHRFHSAVTLAEIWKTSYKARLE, translated from the exons ATGCAGCGTTGCCCTTACATCCACGAGATGAAGGAGCGGCTGCTGGGCGCACCAGTCGACGGAGTGGAGCGCGATCAACGCACACAGCCTGAGCCCATCCCCGACCCACAGGTCGGCACTATCGTCAAA CTGAATTCCGACGGGTACGGGTCCCATACGTCGCCGGCGCGTGCTCCTCTCGTCACGGACGAGTGCGAAGTGCCGGCGGACGAGACGGACGCCCTCACTCCCACCGAAGCAGTGCTGCGGTACCGCGCCTGCTGTCAACCTAACACCAAACCTAAAAATGCCAA AACTTCGCTGTTCATCATTTCGAGTTTCATCTATGCGAAACTTCTGGTGGTCGTATGCATTGCATACGTTATCAGTGACGTGATCACTCACAACCTACCGCTTTACTACTATGAAGGATTTTTCACATATTTATATGGCATGAGCATACTGTTCTTGCTGTATGTCTTCTGCTTTCTTTTacaag AAAGCGCATGCTGCAACGGAAGTCCACCGAAACCCAAACCTCCACCAAAAGAAAAGAAgcagaaaaaagaaaaagaaaagaagaccAAAGACAAAGAAGGCAAAGACGGTAAAGATGGAAAGGATGGAAAGAAAGATGGCAAGAAAGACGGAAAAAACAAAGATAAAGACAAGAAGGAAGATGCCGGAAAAGACAAGaccaaagaaaacaaaaagCAAAGTCAATTTCAG CAACAAGATGTGGTGGAGCTTGAAGCAGGTCCTGTGGCACGACCTATGCGCCGTCGCAAGACTTCCCAGAATGAACATAGTCATGGAAGCTTTTTCCTTCGAATTGGTGCTATTG cgTTTGGGCTCGGTACTATGATTTATAATGGACTGGAGTTCGGGACTTTCTTTGAGTTGCCACTTGAATCACCGTGCTACCTTATTCTGAAAGGCGTGAATCCAGTTCTACAAATGGTTTTTACCTTCAtgcaaatgtattttatattcatgAATTCCCGA TTAAATATCCATCGATTCAAAGTTATCGCTCGTTTTGGATTAATGCATGTAGTTGCTACTAACATTTGCGTGTGGATACGGACACTGGTGCTAGAATCTCTTAAGGAAATTACTGATTATCACGTGAAGAATCCACAAGGTGTTCCCGGAGAAGGTGTTCTTGgca AAGTTATCCGAAAGCATACCTTAAGGCATTCTGGGAAAGTTTTTGGGTCTGTAGCTACTGTAACAACAACATTAGCTACAACAGCTGCTACATTTGCCAAATCTACTGGAGAGCAGATATTAAATGCTGTAACTTCGACAGCAGTGCCTGCAACTACTCCAACGACCA CGACTACTTCCTCATCATATCATAATATCGGTGGTGGTTCCGTtactaaatctaaaataatcGAATCAATAAAAGGTACTATAGGGTATGATACTGGAATACCCTATGGTGGGAATTTGCAAGGTGCATGGCCAAATGATAACCCATTTACAACTACCTCTACAATTTCACCAATTACGGTCGAAGCCGACAAAGCAACAACAACTCAAACAGCTATGTTGGAAGTATTCCAATGGCTGTATTCATCGACTATGAAACCGATTATAAGCACGATGTCCACTTTGGTGGCATCAAACTCTTCTGGATCACTGTCTGACAAAGATGAATGGGGCAATAGTATCGGAACATATCGTGTAGATGAACCACCACATTTAACAG ttaacaactcaACAGAAATTTTTGAATCCTATGATGCTCTGAATCCTGCTGCACTGATTGCAAATATCGATAACACTACTGTCTGTGGAAGAAATCCGATAATGGGCACAATCGTTTCCGATTCGGCTCCTTATCTCTATCCGTTTATAATTGAATATTCACTGATTGGAGCTGCTGTAATATACGTCATGTGGAAGCACATTGGAAGATATCCTAG CGTGGCCAACGATGAAGATCTGGAAAGACGTCTGGAGGCTGTTCTGTCCCGCAGGGCAGCAGCATTGGCGGCGGCTCAGCGCGGTAATCGAGTTGACTGCGCTGGTGCTTCAAAGGGTCTCTTCTGCGGACTTCTACTACTCGTCGCGTCTCTCATCTGCTTGATCCTCTTCTTCGTCCTGATAAGACATCAAGAGCTAAAACGTCTATCTATTTACCTAGCTGATGTTTCACATTGTGCTCTGATGGTGTTGTCCATTTTGGCTATACTAATTGGATTTATTCG TGGTAGAAAAATGAAATGGAGCTCAAACCCTTCCTCCTTTACCGAACCTCTTCACAGGGTGCAATCATTGAAGTTCCGCTCAGAAGAACAGTCTGATCTGAATGATATACTGCTACGCGTCTCTGCATTTGGACTATTCGTGTATGCTGTATTCAGTGTGATCGCTGGTGGAATGGGAGCTTTTACTCACGAGCCTAACCTCTTAGTCATGATTACTGGATGCTTGAGCGTTCTTCAG GTAGTTCTGCAGCTGTTATTTATTGCCGATGTATCACGTCGTCGCGTCCATCTTCCTGAACAGGAACGCAGCAAGCCCGCTCGTCAGGCCGTTACCTTCTTGCTGATTTGCAACGTCACTATGTGGTTGATTTACACATTTGAGGCTCAAAAAGTGCTTGCCAATCCG GTTCAACTTGATTTCTACGGGTTCGTTGCCTGGTCACTCGTCCAACGCTTCACTCTCCCGCTTTGCATTTTCCATCGTTTCCACTCAGCTGTTACCCTCGCTGAGATATGGAAAACTAGCTACAAAGCGCGTCTTGAGTGA
- the LOC120623646 gene encoding proton channel OtopLc isoform X1 encodes MQRCPYIHEMKERLLGAPVDGVERDQRTQPEPIPDPQVGTIVKLNSDGYGSHTSPARAPLVTDECEVPADETDALTPTEAVLRYRACCQPNTKPKNAKTSLFIISSFIYAKLLVVVCIAYVISDVITHNLPLYYYEGFFTYLYGMSILFLLYVFCFLLQESACCNGSPPKPKPPPKEKKQKKEKEKKTKDKEGKDGKDGKDGKKDGKKDGKNKDKDKKEDAGKDKTKENKKQSQFQEVYPRKMRDKVRQQQLQMQMAQYYASEQQQDVVELEAGPVARPMRRRKTSQNEHSHGSFFLRIGAIAFGLGTMIYNGLEFGTFFELPLESPCYLILKGVNPVLQMVFTFMQMYFIFMNSRLNIHRFKVIARFGLMHVVATNICVWIRTLVLESLKEITDYHVKNPQGVPGEGVLGKVIRKHTLRHSGKVFGSVATVTTTLATTAATFAKSTGEQILNAVTSTAVPATTPTTTTTSSSYHNIGGGSVTKSKIIESIKGTIGYDTGIPYGGNLQGAWPNDNPFTTTSTISPITVEADKATTTQTAMLEVFQWLYSSTMKPIISTMSTLVASNSSGSLSDKDEWGNSIGTYRVDEPPHLTVNNSTEIFESYDALNPAALIANIDNTTVCGRNPIMGTIVSDSAPYLYPFIIEYSLIGAAVIYVMWKHIGRYPSVANDEDLERRLEAVLSRRAAALAAAQRGNRVDCAGASKGLFCGLLLLVASLICLILFFVLIRHQELKRLSIYLADVSHCALMVLSILAILIGFIRGRKMKWSSNPSSFTEPLHRVQSLKFRSEEQSDLNDILLRVSAFGLFVYAVFSVIAGGMGAFTHEPNLLVMITGCLSVLQVVLQLLFIADVSRRRVHLPEQERSKPARQAVTFLLICNVTMWLIYTFEAQKVLANPVQLDFYGFVAWSLVQRFTLPLCIFHRFHSAVTLAEIWKTSYKARLE; translated from the exons ATGCAGCGTTGCCCTTACATCCACGAGATGAAGGAGCGGCTGCTGGGCGCACCAGTCGACGGAGTGGAGCGCGATCAACGCACACAGCCTGAGCCCATCCCCGACCCACAGGTCGGCACTATCGTCAAA CTGAATTCCGACGGGTACGGGTCCCATACGTCGCCGGCGCGTGCTCCTCTCGTCACGGACGAGTGCGAAGTGCCGGCGGACGAGACGGACGCCCTCACTCCCACCGAAGCAGTGCTGCGGTACCGCGCCTGCTGTCAACCTAACACCAAACCTAAAAATGCCAA AACTTCGCTGTTCATCATTTCGAGTTTCATCTATGCGAAACTTCTGGTGGTCGTATGCATTGCATACGTTATCAGTGACGTGATCACTCACAACCTACCGCTTTACTACTATGAAGGATTTTTCACATATTTATATGGCATGAGCATACTGTTCTTGCTGTATGTCTTCTGCTTTCTTTTacaag AAAGCGCATGCTGCAACGGAAGTCCACCGAAACCCAAACCTCCACCAAAAGAAAAGAAgcagaaaaaagaaaaagaaaagaagaccAAAGACAAAGAAGGCAAAGACGGTAAAGATGGAAAGGATGGAAAGAAAGATGGCAAGAAAGACGGAAAAAACAAAGATAAAGACAAGAAGGAAGATGCCGGAAAAGACAAGaccaaagaaaacaaaaagCAAAGTCAATTTCAG GAGGTGTATCCCCGTAAGATGCGTGATAAAGTTCGACAACAACAATTGCAAATGCAAATGGCGCAATATTATGCCTCCGAACAG CAACAAGATGTGGTGGAGCTTGAAGCAGGTCCTGTGGCACGACCTATGCGCCGTCGCAAGACTTCCCAGAATGAACATAGTCATGGAAGCTTTTTCCTTCGAATTGGTGCTATTG cgTTTGGGCTCGGTACTATGATTTATAATGGACTGGAGTTCGGGACTTTCTTTGAGTTGCCACTTGAATCACCGTGCTACCTTATTCTGAAAGGCGTGAATCCAGTTCTACAAATGGTTTTTACCTTCAtgcaaatgtattttatattcatgAATTCCCGA TTAAATATCCATCGATTCAAAGTTATCGCTCGTTTTGGATTAATGCATGTAGTTGCTACTAACATTTGCGTGTGGATACGGACACTGGTGCTAGAATCTCTTAAGGAAATTACTGATTATCACGTGAAGAATCCACAAGGTGTTCCCGGAGAAGGTGTTCTTGgca AAGTTATCCGAAAGCATACCTTAAGGCATTCTGGGAAAGTTTTTGGGTCTGTAGCTACTGTAACAACAACATTAGCTACAACAGCTGCTACATTTGCCAAATCTACTGGAGAGCAGATATTAAATGCTGTAACTTCGACAGCAGTGCCTGCAACTACTCCAACGACCA CGACTACTTCCTCATCATATCATAATATCGGTGGTGGTTCCGTtactaaatctaaaataatcGAATCAATAAAAGGTACTATAGGGTATGATACTGGAATACCCTATGGTGGGAATTTGCAAGGTGCATGGCCAAATGATAACCCATTTACAACTACCTCTACAATTTCACCAATTACGGTCGAAGCCGACAAAGCAACAACAACTCAAACAGCTATGTTGGAAGTATTCCAATGGCTGTATTCATCGACTATGAAACCGATTATAAGCACGATGTCCACTTTGGTGGCATCAAACTCTTCTGGATCACTGTCTGACAAAGATGAATGGGGCAATAGTATCGGAACATATCGTGTAGATGAACCACCACATTTAACAG ttaacaactcaACAGAAATTTTTGAATCCTATGATGCTCTGAATCCTGCTGCACTGATTGCAAATATCGATAACACTACTGTCTGTGGAAGAAATCCGATAATGGGCACAATCGTTTCCGATTCGGCTCCTTATCTCTATCCGTTTATAATTGAATATTCACTGATTGGAGCTGCTGTAATATACGTCATGTGGAAGCACATTGGAAGATATCCTAG CGTGGCCAACGATGAAGATCTGGAAAGACGTCTGGAGGCTGTTCTGTCCCGCAGGGCAGCAGCATTGGCGGCGGCTCAGCGCGGTAATCGAGTTGACTGCGCTGGTGCTTCAAAGGGTCTCTTCTGCGGACTTCTACTACTCGTCGCGTCTCTCATCTGCTTGATCCTCTTCTTCGTCCTGATAAGACATCAAGAGCTAAAACGTCTATCTATTTACCTAGCTGATGTTTCACATTGTGCTCTGATGGTGTTGTCCATTTTGGCTATACTAATTGGATTTATTCG TGGTAGAAAAATGAAATGGAGCTCAAACCCTTCCTCCTTTACCGAACCTCTTCACAGGGTGCAATCATTGAAGTTCCGCTCAGAAGAACAGTCTGATCTGAATGATATACTGCTACGCGTCTCTGCATTTGGACTATTCGTGTATGCTGTATTCAGTGTGATCGCTGGTGGAATGGGAGCTTTTACTCACGAGCCTAACCTCTTAGTCATGATTACTGGATGCTTGAGCGTTCTTCAG GTAGTTCTGCAGCTGTTATTTATTGCCGATGTATCACGTCGTCGCGTCCATCTTCCTGAACAGGAACGCAGCAAGCCCGCTCGTCAGGCCGTTACCTTCTTGCTGATTTGCAACGTCACTATGTGGTTGATTTACACATTTGAGGCTCAAAAAGTGCTTGCCAATCCG GTTCAACTTGATTTCTACGGGTTCGTTGCCTGGTCACTCGTCCAACGCTTCACTCTCCCGCTTTGCATTTTCCATCGTTTCCACTCAGCTGTTACCCTCGCTGAGATATGGAAAACTAGCTACAAAGCGCGTCTTGAGTGA
- the LOC120623646 gene encoding proton channel OtopLc isoform X10: MGKDKYQPTDAEVKVATVELDVVDNMATLPVGQHRQQGSDIAIAEKHNNANKEMELKCVQPKPSKKTSLFIISSFIYAKLLVVVCIAYVISDVITHNLPLYYYEGFFTYLYGMSILFLLYVFCFLLQESACCNGSPPKPKPPPKEKKQKKEKEKKTKDKEGKDGKDGKDGKKDGKKDGKNKDKDKKEDAGKDKTKENKKQSQFQQQDVVELEAGPVARPMRRRKTSQNEHSHGSFFLRIGAIAFGLGTMIYNGLEFGTFFELPLESPCYLILKGVNPVLQMVFTFMQMYFIFMNSRLNIHRFKVIARFGLMHVVATNICVWIRTLVLESLKEITDYHVKNPQGVPGEGVLGKVIRKHTLRHSGKVFGSVATVTTTLATTAATFAKSTGEQILNAVTSTAVPATTPTTTTTSSSYHNIGGGSVTKSKIIESIKGTIGYDTGIPYGGNLQGAWPNDNPFTTTSTISPITVEADKATTTQTAMLEVFQWLYSSTMKPIISTMSTLVASNSSGSLSDKDEWGNSIGTYRVDEPPHLTVNNSTEIFESYDALNPAALIANIDNTTVCGRNPIMGTIVSDSAPYLYPFIIEYSLIGAAVIYVMWKHIGRYPSVANDEDLERRLEAVLSRRAAALAAAQRGNRVDCAGASKGLFCGLLLLVASLICLILFFVLIRHQELKRLSIYLADVSHCALMVLSILAILIGFIRVQSLKFRSEEQSDLNDILLRVSAFGLFVYAVFSVIAGGMGAFTHEPNLLVMITGCLSVLQVVLQLLFIADVSRRRVHLPEQERSKPARQAVTFLLICNVTMWLIYTFEAQKVLANPVQLDFYGFVAWSLVQRFTLPLCIFHRFHSAVTLAEIWKTSYKARLE; the protein is encoded by the exons ATGGGCAAGGATAAATACCAGCCCACTGATGCTGAAGTGAAGGTGGCCACCGTAGAGCTGGACGTGGTGGATAACATGGCAACGCTGCCAGTTGGTCAACATCGGCAACAAGGCAGTGATATCGCCATCGCCGAAAAGCATAATAACGCTAACAAAGAGATGGAGTTGAAATGCGTTCAACCGAAGCCGTCTAAGAA AACTTCGCTGTTCATCATTTCGAGTTTCATCTATGCGAAACTTCTGGTGGTCGTATGCATTGCATACGTTATCAGTGACGTGATCACTCACAACCTACCGCTTTACTACTATGAAGGATTTTTCACATATTTATATGGCATGAGCATACTGTTCTTGCTGTATGTCTTCTGCTTTCTTTTacaag AAAGCGCATGCTGCAACGGAAGTCCACCGAAACCCAAACCTCCACCAAAAGAAAAGAAgcagaaaaaagaaaaagaaaagaagaccAAAGACAAAGAAGGCAAAGACGGTAAAGATGGAAAGGATGGAAAGAAAGATGGCAAGAAAGACGGAAAAAACAAAGATAAAGACAAGAAGGAAGATGCCGGAAAAGACAAGaccaaagaaaacaaaaagCAAAGTCAATTTCAG CAACAAGATGTGGTGGAGCTTGAAGCAGGTCCTGTGGCACGACCTATGCGCCGTCGCAAGACTTCCCAGAATGAACATAGTCATGGAAGCTTTTTCCTTCGAATTGGTGCTATTG cgTTTGGGCTCGGTACTATGATTTATAATGGACTGGAGTTCGGGACTTTCTTTGAGTTGCCACTTGAATCACCGTGCTACCTTATTCTGAAAGGCGTGAATCCAGTTCTACAAATGGTTTTTACCTTCAtgcaaatgtattttatattcatgAATTCCCGA TTAAATATCCATCGATTCAAAGTTATCGCTCGTTTTGGATTAATGCATGTAGTTGCTACTAACATTTGCGTGTGGATACGGACACTGGTGCTAGAATCTCTTAAGGAAATTACTGATTATCACGTGAAGAATCCACAAGGTGTTCCCGGAGAAGGTGTTCTTGgca AAGTTATCCGAAAGCATACCTTAAGGCATTCTGGGAAAGTTTTTGGGTCTGTAGCTACTGTAACAACAACATTAGCTACAACAGCTGCTACATTTGCCAAATCTACTGGAGAGCAGATATTAAATGCTGTAACTTCGACAGCAGTGCCTGCAACTACTCCAACGACCA CGACTACTTCCTCATCATATCATAATATCGGTGGTGGTTCCGTtactaaatctaaaataatcGAATCAATAAAAGGTACTATAGGGTATGATACTGGAATACCCTATGGTGGGAATTTGCAAGGTGCATGGCCAAATGATAACCCATTTACAACTACCTCTACAATTTCACCAATTACGGTCGAAGCCGACAAAGCAACAACAACTCAAACAGCTATGTTGGAAGTATTCCAATGGCTGTATTCATCGACTATGAAACCGATTATAAGCACGATGTCCACTTTGGTGGCATCAAACTCTTCTGGATCACTGTCTGACAAAGATGAATGGGGCAATAGTATCGGAACATATCGTGTAGATGAACCACCACATTTAACAG ttaacaactcaACAGAAATTTTTGAATCCTATGATGCTCTGAATCCTGCTGCACTGATTGCAAATATCGATAACACTACTGTCTGTGGAAGAAATCCGATAATGGGCACAATCGTTTCCGATTCGGCTCCTTATCTCTATCCGTTTATAATTGAATATTCACTGATTGGAGCTGCTGTAATATACGTCATGTGGAAGCACATTGGAAGATATCCTAG CGTGGCCAACGATGAAGATCTGGAAAGACGTCTGGAGGCTGTTCTGTCCCGCAGGGCAGCAGCATTGGCGGCGGCTCAGCGCGGTAATCGAGTTGACTGCGCTGGTGCTTCAAAGGGTCTCTTCTGCGGACTTCTACTACTCGTCGCGTCTCTCATCTGCTTGATCCTCTTCTTCGTCCTGATAAGACATCAAGAGCTAAAACGTCTATCTATTTACCTAGCTGATGTTTCACATTGTGCTCTGATGGTGTTGTCCATTTTGGCTATACTAATTGGATTTATTCG GGTGCAATCATTGAAGTTCCGCTCAGAAGAACAGTCTGATCTGAATGATATACTGCTACGCGTCTCTGCATTTGGACTATTCGTGTATGCTGTATTCAGTGTGATCGCTGGTGGAATGGGAGCTTTTACTCACGAGCCTAACCTCTTAGTCATGATTACTGGATGCTTGAGCGTTCTTCAG GTAGTTCTGCAGCTGTTATTTATTGCCGATGTATCACGTCGTCGCGTCCATCTTCCTGAACAGGAACGCAGCAAGCCCGCTCGTCAGGCCGTTACCTTCTTGCTGATTTGCAACGTCACTATGTGGTTGATTTACACATTTGAGGCTCAAAAAGTGCTTGCCAATCCG GTTCAACTTGATTTCTACGGGTTCGTTGCCTGGTCACTCGTCCAACGCTTCACTCTCCCGCTTTGCATTTTCCATCGTTTCCACTCAGCTGTTACCCTCGCTGAGATATGGAAAACTAGCTACAAAGCGCGTCTTGAGTGA